The Takifugu flavidus isolate HTHZ2018 chromosome 17, ASM371156v2, whole genome shotgun sequence genome contains a region encoding:
- the LOC130513848 gene encoding disco-interacting protein 2 homolog C-like isoform X2 translates to MADREASPIPLEIRARLAELELELSEGDITQKGYEKKRLKLIREYIPHAGGMEGPMSHRAPLGPPSAARFHRRRTSGTRDERYRSDVHTEAVQAVLARHVERKMAVPMPSKRRSLVVQTSMDAYTPPDSSSGSEEEAGPGDDMSGMEHWMSRPSQLGPAHLGSTSSSSSSTQSGGSGNAGRLADSLAHAHISHLAHTHLAHTHLGHHQQSHLSQSHHGIGHLSLKRKGALSVAENGGSLRRSCEFGSDMLWPPPLESEENHSAPPDVTGYSSDSSHSHAERHHMSNMGTIARNTQKYGNAERMETGDGVPVSSRVSAKIQQLVNTLKQPRRPPLREFFVDDFDELLEVQQPDPNQPRPEGAEMMLVRGEALGVVTNWPPSLEAALQRWGTISPKAPCLTSLDTAGKPLYVLTYGKLWSRSIKLAYNILHKLGSKQEPMVRPGDRVALVFPNNDPVAFMVAFYGCLLAEVVPVPIEVPLSRKDAGSQQIGFLLGSCGVTVALTSDACHKGLPKSATGEIPQFKGWPKLLWFVTESKHLSKPPRDWFPHIKDANNDTAYIEYKTCKDGSVLGVTVTRIALLTHCQAMTQSCSYTEAETVVNVLDFKKDVGLWHGILTSVMNMMHVISVPYSLMKVNPLSWIQKVCQYKAKVACVKSRDMHWALVAHKDQKDINLSSLRMLLVADGSNPWSISSCDAFLNVFQTKGLRADVICPCASSPEALTVAIRRPVEDSSQPPGRGVLSMQGLTYGVVRVDTEERLSVLTVQDVGTVTPGGLVCVVKPEGLPQLCQTDEIGELCVCSIATGTSYYGLTGMTKNTFEVYPVTSGGGLISDYAFVRTGLLGFIGPGGLVFITGKMDGLIMVSGRRHNADDIVATALAVEPMKFVYRGRIAVFSVTVLRDERIVVVAEQRPDSTEEDSFQWMSRVLQAIDSIHGVGVFCLALVPANTLPKTPLGGIHLSEIKQLYLEGGLHPCNVLMCPHTCVTNLPKPRQKQPEIGPASVMVGNLVSGKRIAQASGRDLGQTDDNDQFLFLSEVLQWRAQTTPDHVLYTLLSSRGAVSSSLTCLQLHKRAERVAALLMERGGLQEGDHVALVYPPGIDLIAAFYGSLYAGCVPITVRPPHPQNISTTLPTVKMIVEVSHSACVMTTAVICKLLRSKEAMATVDIRNWPPVLDTDDLPKKKPPALYKPTNPDGLAYLDFSVSTTGMLAGVQMTHNAVGAFCRSVKLQCELYPSREVAICLDPYCGLGFVLWCLCSVYSGHQSILIPPVELESNPALWLLAVSQLRVRDTFCSYSVMELCTKGLGLQTEALKARGLDLSRVRACVVVAEERPRMSLTYSFSKLFKDLGLHPRSVSTAFGCRVNLAICLQGTSGPDPTTVYVDMRALRHDRVRLVEKGSPHSLPLMESGKILPGVRIIIANPETKGPLGDSHLGEIWVHSAHNGSGYYSGYGEEVLQSDHFNSRLSFGDTQTVWARTGYLGFLRRTELTDANGERHDALFVVGALEEAMELRGMRYHPIDIETSVIRAHKSIMECAVFTWTNLLVVVVELEGSEQEALDLVPMVTKAVLEEHYLIVGVVVVTDIGVIPINSRGEKQRMHLRDGFLQDQLDPIYVAYNM, encoded by the exons ATGGCGGACCGAGAGGCGTCGCCGATACCATTGGAGATCCGAGCCCGGCTggcggagctggagctggagctgtcaGAAG GGGACATCACTCAGAAGGGTTATGAGAAGAAGAGGCTCAAGCTGATCAGGGAATATATTCCACATGCTGGAG GTATGGAAGGACCCATGTCTCATCGGGCCCCGCTTGGCCCCCCCTCTGCTGCCCGTTTCCACCGGCGACGGACGTCTGGTACCCGAGATGAACGCTACCGGTCAG ATGTGCACACAGAGGCAGTGCAGGCTGTGCTGGCCCGACATGTGGAAAGGAAGATGGCCGTACCGATGCCTTCCAAGAGACGCTCGCTGGTGGTGCAGACATCCATGGACGCGTATACGCCTCCAG ACTCGTCGTCGggctcagaggaggaggcggggccagGAGACGACATGTCTGGTATGGAGCACTGGATGAGTCGGCCTTCCCAGctaggccccgcccacctgggctccacctcctcctcctcctcgtccacgCAGAGTGGCGGCAGTGGCAACGCCGGGCGCCTGGCCGACTCCCTGGCACACGCACATATCTCACacctagcacacacacacctggcacacacacacctcggccACCACCAGCAGAGCCACCTGTCCCAGTCCCACCACG GTATTGGACACCTGTCTCTGAAGAGGAAAGGAGCTCTGAGCGTCGCAGAAAACGGAGGGTCTCTGCGGCGGTCCTGCGAGTTTGGATCAGACATGCTGTGGCCGCCGCCGCTGGAGTCAGAAG AGAACCACTCGGCCCCGCCGGATGTGACAGGCTACTCGTCCGACTCGTCCCATTCCCACGCCGAGCGCCACCACATGTCCAACATGGGAACCATTGCCAGGAACACGCAGAAGTACGGCAATGCGGAGCGCATGGAGACGGGCGACG GTGTTCCGGTCAGCAGTCGTGTGTCAGCTAAAATCCAGCAGCTCGTCAACACGCTGAAGCAGCCTCGCAGACCTCCCCTTCGAGAGTTCTTTGTTGATGACTTTGACGAACTTCTGGAGG TCCAACAGCCAGACCCCAACCAGCCTCGACCAGAGGGGGCAGAGATGATGCTAGTACGAGGGGAGGCGCTGGGAGTGGTCACCAACTGGCCCCCCTCTCTGGAGGCAGCGCTCCAACGCTGGGGAACCATCTCCCCAAAAGCCCCCTGTCTCACCAGCCTGGATACAGCAGGGAAGCCCCTCTACGTCCTCACATATG GGAAGCTGTGGTCTCGCAGTATCAAGCTAGCATACAACATCCTCCACAAGCTGGGCAGTAAACAGGAGCCCATGGTGCGACCGGGGGATCGG GTGGCGTTGGTGTTCCCTAACAATGACCCAGTGGCCTTTATGGTGGCCTTCTATGGTTGTCTGCTGGCTGAGGTGGTCCCTGTTCCAATAGAGGTTCCTCTTAGTCGCAAG GATGCTGGTAGTCAGCAGATTGGATTTCTGCTGGGCAGCTGTGGGGTTACTGTGGCTCTGACCAGTGATGCCTGCCATAAGGGTCTGCCCAAGAGTGCAACAGGAGAGATCCCACAGTTCAAAG GTTGGCCCAAACTGCTGTGGTTTGTAACAGAGTCAAAGCACCTCTCCAAACCTCCGCGGGATTGGTTCCCTCACATCAAAGACGCCAACAACGACACCGCTTACATCGAG tATAAAACCTGTAAAGATGGGAGCGTGCTGGGAGTCACGGTGACCAGAATTGCTCTGCTCACACACTGCCAGGCTATGACGCAGTCCTGCAGCTACACTGagg CCGAGACCGTTGTGAACGTGCTGGACTTCAAGAAGGACGTCGGCCTTTGGCACGGCATCCTGACG AGTGTGATGAACATGATGCACGTGATCAGCGTCCCCTACTCGCTGATGAAGGTCAACCCTCTGTCATGGATCCAGAAAGTGTGCCAGTACAAAG CCAAGGTGGCGTGTGTGAAGTCCAGGGACATGCACTGGGCTCTGGTGGCCCACAAAGACCAGAAGGACATCAATCTGAGCTCGCTGCGcatgctgctggtggctgaTGGATCTAATCCCT ggtccatctcctcctgtgACGCCTTCCTCAACGTCTTTCAGACCAAAGGGCTGAGAGCCGACGTTATCTGTCCCTGCGCCAGTTCCCCAGAGGCCCTGACTGTGGCCATCaggag gccagTGGAGGACAGCAGCCAGCCTCCAGGTCGAGGTGTCCTGTCCATGCAAGGTCTGACGTACGGGGTGGTCAGGGTGGACACGGAGGAACGCCTCTCTGTGCTCACAGTGCAGGACGTTGGTACTGTGACACCAGGAG GTCTCGTGTGTGTGGTGAAACCAGAAGGCCTTCCTCAGCTCTGTCAGACCGATGAGATCGGTGAGCTCTGCGTCTGCTCCATCGCCACTGGCACCTCTTATTACGGCCTCACAGGAATGACGAAGAACACCTTTGAG GTTTATCCAGTGACTTCTGGCGGCGGGCTGATCAGTGACTACGCCTTCGTGCGTACGGGCCTGCTGGGCTTCATCGGCCCCGGTGGCCTCGTCTTCATCACTGGCAAAATGGACGGCCTCATTATGGTTAGCGGACGGAGGCACAATGCTGATGACATAGTGGCCACGGCGTTGGCGGTGGAGCCCATGAAATTTGTCTACAGGGGCCG GATAGCCGTGTTCTCTGTGACAGTGTTGAGGGACGAGAGGATCGTGGTGGTGGCCGAGCAGAGACCCGACTCCACAGAGGAAGACAGCTTCCAGTGGATGAGCCGTGTGCTGCAG GCCATTGACAGTATCCATGGGGTTGGTGTGTTCTGCTTGGCTCTGGTCCCAGCCAACACTCTCCCCAAGACTCCTCTGGGTGGCATCCACTTGTCTGAGATCAAACAGTTGTACCTGGAGGGGGGGCTTCACCCATGCAACGTCCTCATGTGTCCCCACACCTGCGTCACCAACCTGCCCAAACCGCGGCAGAAACAGCCCG agatTGGACCTGCCTCTGTGATGGTGGGAAATCTGGTGTCAGGGAAGAGGATCGCTCAGGCCAGCGGCAGAGATCTGGGGCAGACTGACGACAATGACCAG ttcctgtttctgtcagaaGTCTTGCAGTGGAGAGCTCAGACCACACCAGACCACGTCCTCTACACCCTGCTCAGCTCCCGG ggggcggtgtCGAGCTCCCTCACCTGCCTGCAGCTTCATAAGAGGGCTGAGCGAGTGGCGGCTCTGCTGATGGAGCGAGGAGGACTGCAGGAAGGAGACCACGTTGCTCTGGTTTACCCACCAG GTATCGACCTGATCGCAGCGTTCTACGGCAGCCTGTACGCTGGCTGCGTTCCCATCACGGTTCGACCACCTCACCCTCAGAACATCTCCACCACCCTTCCTACCGTCAAGATGATCGTCGAG gtCAGTCACTCGGCCTGTGTGATGACCACGGCTGTCATCTGTAAACTGCTGCGCTCTAAGGAGGCCATGGCCACGGTGGACATCCGGAACTGGCCTCCTGTCCTCGACACGG ATGACCTTCCAAAGAAGAAACCTCCAGCTCTTTACAAGCCCACAAACCCTGATGGTCTGGCCTACTTGGACTTCAGTGTGTCCACGACGGGCATGTTGGCCGGAGTTCAG ATGACCCATAATGCAGTGGGAGCCTTCTGCCGGTCTGTGAAGCTGCAGTGTGAGTTGTACCCCTCCCGAGAAGTCGCCATCTGTCTGGATCCATACTGTGGCCTTGGCTTCGTCCTGTGGTGTCTGTGCAG CGTGTATTCAGGCCATCAGTCCATCCTGATTCCACCGGTAGAGCTGGAGTCCAACCCGGCGCTGTGGCTGCTGGCCGTCAGTCAGCTGAGGGTCCGCGACACCTTCTGTTCCTACAGCGTCATGGAGCTCTGCACCAAAGGGCTGGGCCTGCAGACGGAGGCACTCAAG GCTCGGGGTCTGGACCTGTCCCGGGTTCGGGCCTGTGTTGTGGTGGCGGAGGAGCGTCCCAGGATGTCACTGACGTACTCCTTCTCCAAGCTTTTCAAAGACCTGGGCCTTCACCCTCGCTCGGTCAGCACAGCGTTCGGCTGCAGGGTTAATCTGGCCATCTGTCTGCAG GGCACTTCAGGGCCAGACCCCACTACGGTGTACGTGGACATGAGAGCGCTGCGACATGACAG GGTTCGTTTGGTGGAGAAAGGTTCTCCTCACAGTCTGCCATTAATGGAGTCGGGAAAG ATCTTACCAGGCGTTCGCATCATCATCGCCAACCCAGAGACCAAAGGGCCGCTGGGAGACTCCCACCTCGGAGAG atctggGTGCACAGTGCTCACAACGGCAGCGGTTACTACAGTGGTTATGGCGAGGAGGTGCTCCAGTCTGACCACTTCAACTCCAGGCTCAGTTTTGGAGACACGCAGACCGTTTGGGCGCGGACAGGCTACCTGGGTTTCCTCCGCCGCACTGAGCTCACAGACGCTAACGGGG AGAGACATGATGCTCTGTTCGTGGTGGGAGCTCTGGAGGAGGCCATGGAGCTCAGGGGGATGAGGTACCATCCCATCGACATCGAGACCTCTGTCATCCGAGCCCATAAGAGCATCATGGAGTG TGCGGTGTTCACCTGGACTaacctgctggtggtggtggtggagctggaaGGCTCAGAGCAGGAAGCCCTGGACCTGGTTCCCATGGTGACTAAGGCCGTGTTGGAGGAGCACTACCTTATTGTGGGTGTCGTCGTAGTGACAGACATCGGCGTCATCCCCATTAACTCACGCGGCGAGAAACAGCGCATGCACCTCCGTGATGGCTTCTTACAGGACCAGCTAGACCCCATCTACGTGGCCTACAACatgtag
- the LOC130513848 gene encoding disco-interacting protein 2 homolog C-like isoform X3 — protein MADREASPIPLEIRARLAELELELSEGMEGPMSHRAPLGPPSAARFHRRRTSGTRDERYRSDVHTEAVQAVLARHVERKMAVPMPSKRRSLVVQTSMDAYTPPGLSPLCSDSSSGSEEEAGPGDDMSGMEHWMSRPSQLGPAHLGSTSSSSSSTQSGGSGNAGRLADSLAHAHISHLAHTHLAHTHLGHHQQSHLSQSHHGIGHLSLKRKGALSVAENGGSLRRSCEFGSDMLWPPPLESEENHSAPPDVTGYSSDSSHSHAERHHMSNMGTIARNTQKYGNAERMETGDGVPVSSRVSAKIQQLVNTLKQPRRPPLREFFVDDFDELLEVQQPDPNQPRPEGAEMMLVRGEALGVVTNWPPSLEAALQRWGTISPKAPCLTSLDTAGKPLYVLTYGKLWSRSIKLAYNILHKLGSKQEPMVRPGDRVALVFPNNDPVAFMVAFYGCLLAEVVPVPIEVPLSRKDAGSQQIGFLLGSCGVTVALTSDACHKGLPKSATGEIPQFKGWPKLLWFVTESKHLSKPPRDWFPHIKDANNDTAYIEYKTCKDGSVLGVTVTRIALLTHCQAMTQSCSYTEAETVVNVLDFKKDVGLWHGILTSVMNMMHVISVPYSLMKVNPLSWIQKVCQYKAKVACVKSRDMHWALVAHKDQKDINLSSLRMLLVADGSNPWSISSCDAFLNVFQTKGLRADVICPCASSPEALTVAIRRPVEDSSQPPGRGVLSMQGLTYGVVRVDTEERLSVLTVQDVGTVTPGGLVCVVKPEGLPQLCQTDEIGELCVCSIATGTSYYGLTGMTKNTFEVYPVTSGGGLISDYAFVRTGLLGFIGPGGLVFITGKMDGLIMVSGRRHNADDIVATALAVEPMKFVYRGRIAVFSVTVLRDERIVVVAEQRPDSTEEDSFQWMSRVLQAIDSIHGVGVFCLALVPANTLPKTPLGGIHLSEIKQLYLEGGLHPCNVLMCPHTCVTNLPKPRQKQPEIGPASVMVGNLVSGKRIAQASGRDLGQTDDNDQFLFLSEVLQWRAQTTPDHVLYTLLSSRGAVSSSLTCLQLHKRAERVAALLMERGGLQEGDHVALVYPPGIDLIAAFYGSLYAGCVPITVRPPHPQNISTTLPTVKMIVEVSHSACVMTTAVICKLLRSKEAMATVDIRNWPPVLDTDDLPKKKPPALYKPTNPDGLAYLDFSVSTTGMLAGVQMTHNAVGAFCRSVKLQCELYPSREVAICLDPYCGLGFVLWCLCSVYSGHQSILIPPVELESNPALWLLAVSQLRVRDTFCSYSVMELCTKGLGLQTEALKARGLDLSRVRACVVVAEERPRMSLTYSFSKLFKDLGLHPRSVSTAFGCRVNLAICLQGTSGPDPTTVYVDMRALRHDRVRLVEKGSPHSLPLMESGKILPGVRIIIANPETKGPLGDSHLGEIWVHSAHNGSGYYSGYGEEVLQSDHFNSRLSFGDTQTVWARTGYLGFLRRTELTDANGERHDALFVVGALEEAMELRGMRYHPIDIETSVIRAHKSIMECAVFTWTNLLVVVVELEGSEQEALDLVPMVTKAVLEEHYLIVGVVVVTDIGVIPINSRGEKQRMHLRDGFLQDQLDPIYVAYNM, from the exons ATGGCGGACCGAGAGGCGTCGCCGATACCATTGGAGATCCGAGCCCGGCTggcggagctggagctggagctgtcaGAAG GTATGGAAGGACCCATGTCTCATCGGGCCCCGCTTGGCCCCCCCTCTGCTGCCCGTTTCCACCGGCGACGGACGTCTGGTACCCGAGATGAACGCTACCGGTCAG ATGTGCACACAGAGGCAGTGCAGGCTGTGCTGGCCCGACATGTGGAAAGGAAGATGGCCGTACCGATGCCTTCCAAGAGACGCTCGCTGGTGGTGCAGACATCCATGGACGCGTATACGCCTCCAG GCCTGTCGCCCCTGTGCTCAGACTCGTCGTCGggctcagaggaggaggcggggccagGAGACGACATGTCTGGTATGGAGCACTGGATGAGTCGGCCTTCCCAGctaggccccgcccacctgggctccacctcctcctcctcctcgtccacgCAGAGTGGCGGCAGTGGCAACGCCGGGCGCCTGGCCGACTCCCTGGCACACGCACATATCTCACacctagcacacacacacctggcacacacacacctcggccACCACCAGCAGAGCCACCTGTCCCAGTCCCACCACG GTATTGGACACCTGTCTCTGAAGAGGAAAGGAGCTCTGAGCGTCGCAGAAAACGGAGGGTCTCTGCGGCGGTCCTGCGAGTTTGGATCAGACATGCTGTGGCCGCCGCCGCTGGAGTCAGAAG AGAACCACTCGGCCCCGCCGGATGTGACAGGCTACTCGTCCGACTCGTCCCATTCCCACGCCGAGCGCCACCACATGTCCAACATGGGAACCATTGCCAGGAACACGCAGAAGTACGGCAATGCGGAGCGCATGGAGACGGGCGACG GTGTTCCGGTCAGCAGTCGTGTGTCAGCTAAAATCCAGCAGCTCGTCAACACGCTGAAGCAGCCTCGCAGACCTCCCCTTCGAGAGTTCTTTGTTGATGACTTTGACGAACTTCTGGAGG TCCAACAGCCAGACCCCAACCAGCCTCGACCAGAGGGGGCAGAGATGATGCTAGTACGAGGGGAGGCGCTGGGAGTGGTCACCAACTGGCCCCCCTCTCTGGAGGCAGCGCTCCAACGCTGGGGAACCATCTCCCCAAAAGCCCCCTGTCTCACCAGCCTGGATACAGCAGGGAAGCCCCTCTACGTCCTCACATATG GGAAGCTGTGGTCTCGCAGTATCAAGCTAGCATACAACATCCTCCACAAGCTGGGCAGTAAACAGGAGCCCATGGTGCGACCGGGGGATCGG GTGGCGTTGGTGTTCCCTAACAATGACCCAGTGGCCTTTATGGTGGCCTTCTATGGTTGTCTGCTGGCTGAGGTGGTCCCTGTTCCAATAGAGGTTCCTCTTAGTCGCAAG GATGCTGGTAGTCAGCAGATTGGATTTCTGCTGGGCAGCTGTGGGGTTACTGTGGCTCTGACCAGTGATGCCTGCCATAAGGGTCTGCCCAAGAGTGCAACAGGAGAGATCCCACAGTTCAAAG GTTGGCCCAAACTGCTGTGGTTTGTAACAGAGTCAAAGCACCTCTCCAAACCTCCGCGGGATTGGTTCCCTCACATCAAAGACGCCAACAACGACACCGCTTACATCGAG tATAAAACCTGTAAAGATGGGAGCGTGCTGGGAGTCACGGTGACCAGAATTGCTCTGCTCACACACTGCCAGGCTATGACGCAGTCCTGCAGCTACACTGagg CCGAGACCGTTGTGAACGTGCTGGACTTCAAGAAGGACGTCGGCCTTTGGCACGGCATCCTGACG AGTGTGATGAACATGATGCACGTGATCAGCGTCCCCTACTCGCTGATGAAGGTCAACCCTCTGTCATGGATCCAGAAAGTGTGCCAGTACAAAG CCAAGGTGGCGTGTGTGAAGTCCAGGGACATGCACTGGGCTCTGGTGGCCCACAAAGACCAGAAGGACATCAATCTGAGCTCGCTGCGcatgctgctggtggctgaTGGATCTAATCCCT ggtccatctcctcctgtgACGCCTTCCTCAACGTCTTTCAGACCAAAGGGCTGAGAGCCGACGTTATCTGTCCCTGCGCCAGTTCCCCAGAGGCCCTGACTGTGGCCATCaggag gccagTGGAGGACAGCAGCCAGCCTCCAGGTCGAGGTGTCCTGTCCATGCAAGGTCTGACGTACGGGGTGGTCAGGGTGGACACGGAGGAACGCCTCTCTGTGCTCACAGTGCAGGACGTTGGTACTGTGACACCAGGAG GTCTCGTGTGTGTGGTGAAACCAGAAGGCCTTCCTCAGCTCTGTCAGACCGATGAGATCGGTGAGCTCTGCGTCTGCTCCATCGCCACTGGCACCTCTTATTACGGCCTCACAGGAATGACGAAGAACACCTTTGAG GTTTATCCAGTGACTTCTGGCGGCGGGCTGATCAGTGACTACGCCTTCGTGCGTACGGGCCTGCTGGGCTTCATCGGCCCCGGTGGCCTCGTCTTCATCACTGGCAAAATGGACGGCCTCATTATGGTTAGCGGACGGAGGCACAATGCTGATGACATAGTGGCCACGGCGTTGGCGGTGGAGCCCATGAAATTTGTCTACAGGGGCCG GATAGCCGTGTTCTCTGTGACAGTGTTGAGGGACGAGAGGATCGTGGTGGTGGCCGAGCAGAGACCCGACTCCACAGAGGAAGACAGCTTCCAGTGGATGAGCCGTGTGCTGCAG GCCATTGACAGTATCCATGGGGTTGGTGTGTTCTGCTTGGCTCTGGTCCCAGCCAACACTCTCCCCAAGACTCCTCTGGGTGGCATCCACTTGTCTGAGATCAAACAGTTGTACCTGGAGGGGGGGCTTCACCCATGCAACGTCCTCATGTGTCCCCACACCTGCGTCACCAACCTGCCCAAACCGCGGCAGAAACAGCCCG agatTGGACCTGCCTCTGTGATGGTGGGAAATCTGGTGTCAGGGAAGAGGATCGCTCAGGCCAGCGGCAGAGATCTGGGGCAGACTGACGACAATGACCAG ttcctgtttctgtcagaaGTCTTGCAGTGGAGAGCTCAGACCACACCAGACCACGTCCTCTACACCCTGCTCAGCTCCCGG ggggcggtgtCGAGCTCCCTCACCTGCCTGCAGCTTCATAAGAGGGCTGAGCGAGTGGCGGCTCTGCTGATGGAGCGAGGAGGACTGCAGGAAGGAGACCACGTTGCTCTGGTTTACCCACCAG GTATCGACCTGATCGCAGCGTTCTACGGCAGCCTGTACGCTGGCTGCGTTCCCATCACGGTTCGACCACCTCACCCTCAGAACATCTCCACCACCCTTCCTACCGTCAAGATGATCGTCGAG gtCAGTCACTCGGCCTGTGTGATGACCACGGCTGTCATCTGTAAACTGCTGCGCTCTAAGGAGGCCATGGCCACGGTGGACATCCGGAACTGGCCTCCTGTCCTCGACACGG ATGACCTTCCAAAGAAGAAACCTCCAGCTCTTTACAAGCCCACAAACCCTGATGGTCTGGCCTACTTGGACTTCAGTGTGTCCACGACGGGCATGTTGGCCGGAGTTCAG ATGACCCATAATGCAGTGGGAGCCTTCTGCCGGTCTGTGAAGCTGCAGTGTGAGTTGTACCCCTCCCGAGAAGTCGCCATCTGTCTGGATCCATACTGTGGCCTTGGCTTCGTCCTGTGGTGTCTGTGCAG CGTGTATTCAGGCCATCAGTCCATCCTGATTCCACCGGTAGAGCTGGAGTCCAACCCGGCGCTGTGGCTGCTGGCCGTCAGTCAGCTGAGGGTCCGCGACACCTTCTGTTCCTACAGCGTCATGGAGCTCTGCACCAAAGGGCTGGGCCTGCAGACGGAGGCACTCAAG GCTCGGGGTCTGGACCTGTCCCGGGTTCGGGCCTGTGTTGTGGTGGCGGAGGAGCGTCCCAGGATGTCACTGACGTACTCCTTCTCCAAGCTTTTCAAAGACCTGGGCCTTCACCCTCGCTCGGTCAGCACAGCGTTCGGCTGCAGGGTTAATCTGGCCATCTGTCTGCAG GGCACTTCAGGGCCAGACCCCACTACGGTGTACGTGGACATGAGAGCGCTGCGACATGACAG GGTTCGTTTGGTGGAGAAAGGTTCTCCTCACAGTCTGCCATTAATGGAGTCGGGAAAG ATCTTACCAGGCGTTCGCATCATCATCGCCAACCCAGAGACCAAAGGGCCGCTGGGAGACTCCCACCTCGGAGAG atctggGTGCACAGTGCTCACAACGGCAGCGGTTACTACAGTGGTTATGGCGAGGAGGTGCTCCAGTCTGACCACTTCAACTCCAGGCTCAGTTTTGGAGACACGCAGACCGTTTGGGCGCGGACAGGCTACCTGGGTTTCCTCCGCCGCACTGAGCTCACAGACGCTAACGGGG AGAGACATGATGCTCTGTTCGTGGTGGGAGCTCTGGAGGAGGCCATGGAGCTCAGGGGGATGAGGTACCATCCCATCGACATCGAGACCTCTGTCATCCGAGCCCATAAGAGCATCATGGAGTG TGCGGTGTTCACCTGGACTaacctgctggtggtggtggtggagctggaaGGCTCAGAGCAGGAAGCCCTGGACCTGGTTCCCATGGTGACTAAGGCCGTGTTGGAGGAGCACTACCTTATTGTGGGTGTCGTCGTAGTGACAGACATCGGCGTCATCCCCATTAACTCACGCGGCGAGAAACAGCGCATGCACCTCCGTGATGGCTTCTTACAGGACCAGCTAGACCCCATCTACGTGGCCTACAACatgtag